The following coding sequences lie in one Euhalothece natronophila Z-M001 genomic window:
- the petP gene encoding cytochrome b6f subunit PetP: MMVEIGQKVKVCRLRDRVSNDIMDKLGKVGTVEDFKMTDGSGVGAVVTFEDNSSSWFFEDELKTVEPANK; encoded by the coding sequence ATGATGGTAGAAATTGGACAAAAAGTAAAAGTCTGTCGGCTACGCGATCGCGTTTCAAATGACATTATGGACAAATTAGGAAAAGTGGGGACAGTCGAGGACTTTAAGATGACTGATGGTAGCGGTGTCGGAGCCGTTGTTACCTTTGAAGATAACAGCAGCAGTTGGTTTTTTGAAGATGAACTAAAAACAGTTGAACCAGCAAATAAATAA
- a CDS encoding Get3/ArsA fold putative tail anchor-mediating ATPase NosAFP, with translation MVMILTFLGKGGSGRSAIALATAYQLSQAGKRVLLTTQDPTTELLLETPIRLEPTSISSNFWAVNIRATALLEQSWEEVKKLEAQYVRFPLLGNVYGQELAVLPGMDQALALNALREYYESGNYDVIIFDGAGDLTTLRMFAIPEHLSWYIRRFRDLFLNSDLGKTISPFIQPISNAVLNVTWTAEDLTDNPNASEANQMLERGKTALEQGKVAAYLVTTDDPYALKTAKFLWGSAQQSGLRVAGVLLNQETTVREVVNEEFTPLPITSLPPIDPGEWMALGNALPDLLGTISQAPPTVEIDRNQRTVKVFLPGFSKQQVKLSQPKHQQEITIDAGDQRRNIPLPPPLRGQPVTGAKFLEDGHLLVSF, from the coding sequence TTGGTAATGATTTTAACGTTTCTCGGAAAAGGGGGAAGTGGTCGAAGCGCGATCGCGCTGGCAACCGCTTACCAACTCTCACAAGCAGGTAAACGAGTTCTTCTTACTACCCAAGACCCCACCACAGAATTACTGCTAGAAACTCCCATTCGCTTAGAACCCACAAGCATATCCAGTAACTTTTGGGCGGTAAATATTCGAGCTACTGCCCTTCTCGAACAAAGCTGGGAAGAAGTGAAAAAGTTAGAAGCCCAATATGTACGTTTTCCCCTGTTGGGTAATGTCTATGGTCAAGAGTTAGCAGTGTTACCAGGGATGGATCAAGCCCTTGCCCTCAATGCCCTTCGCGAGTATTACGAAAGTGGTAACTATGATGTCATTATTTTTGATGGAGCTGGGGATTTGACCACATTACGGATGTTTGCTATTCCTGAACATCTCAGTTGGTATATCCGTCGCTTTCGGGATTTATTCTTAAACTCTGACTTAGGAAAAACCATTTCTCCCTTTATTCAACCCATTAGCAATGCGGTTTTAAATGTGACCTGGACAGCAGAAGACCTCACTGATAACCCCAACGCTAGTGAAGCTAATCAAATGCTGGAACGGGGAAAAACCGCTTTAGAACAAGGGAAAGTGGCAGCCTATTTGGTAACAACAGATGATCCTTATGCGTTGAAAACCGCAAAATTCCTTTGGGGAAGTGCCCAACAGAGTGGGTTAAGGGTAGCAGGGGTGTTACTCAACCAAGAAACTACCGTGCGAGAGGTGGTTAACGAAGAATTTACCCCCTTGCCAATTACATCTTTGCCCCCCATTGATCCTGGAGAATGGATGGCTTTAGGCAATGCATTACCAGACCTGTTAGGGACGATCTCTCAAGCACCACCAACAGTTGAGATTGATCGTAACCAGCGCACGGTAAAAGTCTTTCTCCCAGGGTTTAGCAAGCAACAAGTAAAATTGAGTCAACCGAAACATCAACAAGAAATTACCATTGATGCTGGAGATCAAAGGCGTAATATTCCCCTACCTCCTCCCCTGAGAGGACAACCCGTTACCGGTGCCAAGTTTCTAGAGGATGGTCATTTATTAGTGTCTTTTTGA
- a CDS encoding LON peptidase substrate-binding domain-containing protein, whose protein sequence is MVSSTSMAVRELPLFPLPDVVLFPGRPLPLHIFEFRYRMMMNTILESDRRFGVLMFDPVKGEIASVGCCAEISQFQRLPDDRMKVLTLGQQRFRLLDWVREKPYRVGLVEWIEDEDPETDLRPLASDVEALLKDVVKLSAKLTDQKIELPDDVPDLPRELSFWVASNLYGVASEQQSLLEMQDTQARLEREAEILGSTRNHLAARTALKDALN, encoded by the coding sequence ATGGTATCTTCAACCTCTATGGCTGTACGAGAACTTCCCCTTTTTCCATTACCTGATGTCGTATTATTCCCAGGTCGTCCCCTTCCTCTCCACATCTTTGAGTTTCGTTATCGGATGATGATGAATACAATTTTAGAAAGTGATCGTCGCTTTGGTGTGTTAATGTTCGATCCCGTCAAAGGGGAAATTGCTTCGGTAGGGTGTTGTGCAGAAATTTCCCAATTTCAACGTCTCCCAGATGATCGGATGAAAGTGCTAACTCTAGGACAACAGCGATTTCGTTTGCTAGATTGGGTACGAGAAAAGCCTTATCGTGTGGGCTTAGTTGAGTGGATTGAAGATGAAGATCCTGAAACTGATTTACGTCCTTTAGCTAGTGATGTAGAAGCACTACTTAAGGATGTGGTAAAGTTATCAGCCAAATTAACTGATCAAAAAATTGAACTCCCAGATGATGTCCCTGATCTTCCGCGAGAGTTATCGTTCTGGGTAGCTAGTAATTTGTATGGAGTTGCTTCAGAGCAGCAAAGTCTGTTAGAAATGCAGGATACTCAAGCACGATTGGAACGAGAAGCGGAAATTTTAGGCTCAACTCGGAATCATCTTGCCGCTCGTACAGCCCTTAAAGATGCCTTAAATTAA
- a CDS encoding lytic transglycosylase domain-containing protein — protein sequence MSGMDARSRRTTWGLVALALLGVGAIWALQDRVDISPPQEILEDLESEPEVTSEVFSLITLSEEEKLSKLEVIAETGNGLDPYRARYLLAVNAIDANQPETALDYLNELEQEYEVLQDQILLKRAEAYDLKDESEQAREIWSNLIARDSSVAAEAMYHLGAYDSQHWDDLISEFPYHPHSHEIILQRLEENPEQPLALLRTLLYHAPEGEERAKGRDRAVEEYEEQLTPEDWEVIAEGYWDTWEYQKAAEAYANAPETPRNMYRHARGLQVSGETESAKDIYQQLSSRFPEAEETGLGLRNLASMVSREEALSYLEEVINEFPKQAPNALISKANLLEAAGESQAAQEARQILLEDYSDSNQVAEYRWEMAEEEADEGNLSEAINWGEAITRENPSHSNAPKASFWVGKWLQQQGDMEAANTAWEDTLSQFPTSYYAWRSAVHLGLPVGDFSNVRNLEPEVIKPNSRARLPAGSDAFKELYQLGQDEVAWRLWQGEIGNQSSLSIAEQFTKGALQQRQGEYLQGINQITSLRDRDDEKDLEKWQSLREEEIYWHYLFPFPYNDSIIQWSEEREVNPLLTISLIRQESRFEKDIGSVVGARGLMQLMPTTGEWVAEQINLNDYSLTDPDQNIQLGTWYLAFTHRQHNNNSMLAMASYNAGSGNVTNWIDRFGLEDEDEFVRQIPFPETKGYVEAVFSNYWNYLRLYNPEIRELMEE from the coding sequence ATGTCAGGTATGGATGCGCGATCGCGCCGAACAACTTGGGGGCTAGTGGCTCTTGCTTTACTAGGAGTAGGGGCAATTTGGGCTTTGCAGGATCGAGTAGATATTTCCCCTCCCCAAGAGATTTTAGAAGACTTAGAAAGCGAACCTGAAGTCACTTCTGAAGTCTTTTCTCTAATTACTCTTTCTGAAGAAGAAAAGCTCAGTAAATTAGAGGTAATTGCTGAAACAGGAAACGGACTTGATCCTTATCGCGCTCGTTACTTATTAGCAGTTAATGCAATAGACGCAAATCAACCTGAAACTGCTCTTGACTATCTTAATGAGTTAGAACAAGAGTATGAGGTACTTCAAGATCAGATTTTATTAAAACGTGCTGAAGCCTATGATTTAAAAGATGAAAGCGAGCAAGCTAGGGAGATTTGGTCAAATTTAATTGCAAGGGATTCTTCTGTCGCGGCAGAGGCAATGTATCACTTGGGGGCGTATGACTCCCAACACTGGGATGATTTAATCAGTGAGTTTCCTTATCATCCTCACAGTCATGAGATTATCTTACAACGTCTCGAAGAGAATCCAGAGCAACCTTTAGCACTCTTACGGACGTTGCTTTATCATGCCCCAGAAGGAGAAGAAAGAGCCAAAGGGCGCGATCGCGCAGTAGAAGAGTACGAAGAACAGCTCACCCCTGAAGATTGGGAAGTAATTGCAGAGGGGTATTGGGATACTTGGGAGTATCAAAAAGCTGCCGAAGCCTATGCTAATGCCCCAGAAACGCCAAGAAATATGTATCGCCATGCTAGAGGCTTACAAGTTAGTGGTGAAACTGAGAGTGCCAAAGACATCTATCAGCAACTGAGTAGCCGCTTTCCTGAAGCGGAGGAAACTGGCTTAGGATTACGCAATCTTGCTAGTATGGTTTCCCGTGAAGAAGCCTTATCCTACTTAGAGGAAGTGATCAATGAGTTTCCAAAACAAGCCCCTAATGCACTGATTAGCAAGGCAAATTTGCTCGAAGCAGCAGGAGAATCTCAAGCCGCCCAAGAGGCGAGACAAATCCTCTTAGAAGATTATTCTGATTCTAACCAGGTTGCCGAATATCGTTGGGAAATGGCGGAAGAGGAAGCTGATGAAGGGAACTTAAGTGAAGCAATTAATTGGGGAGAAGCGATCACCCGAGAAAATCCCAGTCATTCTAATGCCCCGAAAGCTAGCTTTTGGGTGGGAAAATGGTTACAGCAACAGGGAGATATGGAGGCGGCAAATACTGCTTGGGAAGATACCCTATCTCAATTTCCTACCTCGTATTATGCGTGGCGTTCTGCTGTTCATTTAGGGCTGCCTGTGGGAGATTTTAGCAATGTTCGTAATTTAGAACCAGAAGTGATCAAACCTAACTCACGGGCAAGACTTCCTGCGGGATCCGATGCTTTTAAGGAGCTCTATCAATTAGGGCAAGATGAGGTGGCTTGGCGTTTATGGCAAGGTGAGATCGGTAATCAGTCCTCCTTATCTATAGCAGAACAATTTACGAAGGGAGCTTTACAACAAAGACAAGGGGAATATTTACAAGGCATTAATCAAATCACCTCGTTGCGCGATCGCGATGATGAAAAGGATCTTGAAAAGTGGCAAAGTCTTCGGGAAGAAGAGATTTATTGGCATTATCTATTTCCGTTTCCCTACAATGATAGTATTATCCAATGGTCAGAGGAAAGAGAAGTAAATCCCTTATTAACCATTAGTTTAATCCGTCAAGAATCCCGTTTTGAAAAAGATATTGGTTCAGTTGTTGGGGCGAGAGGATTAATGCAGTTAATGCCTACTACAGGGGAATGGGTAGCCGAGCAAATTAACTTAAATGATTATTCTTTAACTGATCCTGATCAGAACATTCAGTTAGGCACTTGGTACTTAGCCTTTACCCATCGACAACATAACAATAATTCGATGTTAGCTATGGCAAGCTATAATGCTGGCTCAGGAAATGTTACGAATTGGATTGATCGGTTTGGGTTAGAGGATGAGGATGAATTTGTCAGACAGATTCCCTTTCCAGAGACAAAAGGGTATGTAGAAGCAGTTTTTAGTAATTATTGGAATTATTTACGGCTATATAATCCAGAAATTCGGGAGTTAATGGAAGAATAG
- a CDS encoding IctB family putative bicarbonate transporter, which yields MMSSQVSSWRGGSFVYRLIGLFHPWREGSYLLQWAEPIGVLLVALVLLLAPLVSTTLVGVLLIAGGAYWGLLTLSDRDIIAITPIHILVFFYWGAATISVAFSPVTEAAFQGWIRLTLYLVWFALCARVLRSPALRNWTITAFLLTSLLVSVYGIRQQIFGVDHLATWNDPDSVLAESTRVYSYLGNPNLLAGYLISAIALSLAAFWVWRTWIQKGLAVTAIIVNTSCLYFTGSRGGWVALVGLAVAFLVLMYYWYRQNLPPFWRTWLLPIVFIILGGLAFAAVTFVEPLRLRVMSIFAGRDDSSNNFRLTVWFSVIDMIRDYPWLGIGPGNNAFNQVYPLYQRPNFNALSAYSVFLETLVETGIIGFTAFIGILVSLAYEGWRKLSCLKALNHREGLWLIGAISAIVGMLTHGLVDTVWYRPAISTVWWLMVAIVASYYPQVEAAKKKESA from the coding sequence ATGATGAGTTCTCAAGTTTCTAGTTGGCGTGGTGGTAGTTTTGTTTACCGTTTGATTGGGTTATTTCACCCTTGGCGTGAGGGGAGTTATCTCTTGCAATGGGCAGAACCGATTGGGGTGCTATTGGTAGCGTTAGTCTTGCTTTTAGCGCCATTAGTTTCAACCACTTTAGTTGGAGTTTTATTAATTGCAGGGGGGGCTTATTGGGGATTATTAACTCTCAGCGATCGCGATATTATTGCGATTACCCCGATTCACATTCTAGTCTTTTTTTATTGGGGGGCAGCAACTATCTCAGTGGCTTTTTCCCCAGTTACGGAAGCAGCGTTTCAAGGTTGGATTCGGCTAACATTATATTTAGTTTGGTTTGCCCTTTGTGCGAGAGTATTGCGTTCTCCGGCATTGAGAAATTGGACAATTACAGCGTTTTTATTAACCTCGCTTTTAGTCAGTGTTTATGGGATTCGGCAACAAATTTTTGGGGTTGATCACCTAGCAACTTGGAATGATCCTGATTCCGTTTTAGCCGAGTCAACCCGAGTTTATAGTTATTTAGGGAATCCTAATTTATTAGCAGGATATTTAATTAGCGCGATCGCGCTTTCTTTAGCGGCCTTTTGGGTTTGGCGAACTTGGATACAAAAAGGATTAGCTGTGACAGCCATTATCGTTAATACCAGTTGCTTATACTTTACAGGTTCTCGTGGCGGTTGGGTTGCGTTAGTGGGATTAGCTGTAGCATTTTTAGTCTTAATGTACTATTGGTACCGACAAAATTTACCCCCATTTTGGCGCACTTGGTTATTACCCATTGTCTTTATCATTTTGGGAGGGCTGGCATTTGCTGCTGTTACATTTGTCGAACCCCTACGCTTGCGAGTGATGAGTATTTTTGCAGGAAGAGATGATAGTAGTAACAATTTCCGTTTAACGGTTTGGTTTTCTGTAATTGATATGATTCGGGATTATCCTTGGTTAGGCATCGGTCCGGGCAATAATGCTTTTAATCAAGTTTATCCCCTTTATCAGCGTCCTAACTTTAATGCCTTAAGTGCGTATTCTGTTTTCTTAGAAACTTTAGTGGAAACAGGAATAATTGGCTTTACTGCCTTTATAGGAATTTTGGTAAGTCTTGCTTATGAAGGGTGGCGAAAATTGAGTTGCTTAAAAGCGTTAAACCATCGAGAAGGATTATGGTTAATTGGGGCAATTAGCGCGATCGTGGGAATGTTAACTCATGGCTTAGTGGATACAGTGTGGTATCGTCCAGCAATTAGTACTGTTTGGTGGTTAATGGTTGCCATTGTTGCCAGTTATTACCCTCAAGTTGAAGCCGCCAAAAAGAAAGAATCGGCATGA
- a CDS encoding Uma2 family endonuclease, whose amino-acid sequence MIAQSEPKIYSPEAYLELETASEERHEYINGEIRPMAGGTPNHNELASILNGLLRLSLRGQPYSIFVADQRLWIPEFNIYTYPDVMVIQRPVTLQQGRNDTVTNPLMIAEILSQSTRSYDKDEKFTAYRSIPTFEEYLLIDQYQLKVERYSKFNQKQWLFSEYTEATDKIVLSSLLFEMQLGDLYSELEL is encoded by the coding sequence ATGATCGCGCAATCAGAACCGAAAATCTATTCCCCAGAGGCGTATTTGGAGTTGGAAACGGCTTCAGAGGAACGCCATGAGTACATTAATGGGGAAATTAGACCAATGGCAGGGGGAACACCGAATCATAATGAACTTGCTAGCATTCTCAATGGGCTACTGCGATTAAGTTTGCGAGGGCAACCTTATAGCATTTTTGTTGCCGATCAACGGCTGTGGATTCCAGAATTTAATATTTACACTTATCCTGATGTGATGGTGATCCAACGTCCTGTTACTCTCCAGCAAGGGCGAAATGATACAGTTACCAATCCGTTAATGATTGCAGAAATTCTTTCTCAATCTACTAGAAGCTATGATAAAGACGAAAAATTTACGGCTTATCGGAGCATTCCTACATTTGAAGAATATTTATTAATTGATCAGTATCAGTTAAAAGTAGAAAGATATTCTAAGTTTAATCAAAAACAGTGGCTATTCTCAGAATATACTGAAGCTACTGATAAAATTGTTTTGTCCTCTCTTCTCTTTGAAATGCAATTAGGGGATTTGTATTCCGAGTTAGAGCTTTAA
- a CDS encoding GUN4 domain-containing protein, whose protein sequence is MDNTNSPSPDQLTELQEKLFSESLKKQLPIISELASFGEVGLEVLRQFLEQESASPTPAVGEAYIELYQANSPKFNQFLADKFPQGVVPLKSERNIDYSPLQEALVKREFQEADRLTLLKRCELAGEQAMQRKWIYFTEVENFPSTDLKTMDQLWYVYSQGKFGFSVQRKLWLSLGKDFPKLWEKIAWKKGNLWTRYPNEFIWDLSAPVGHLPLSNQLRGVREFASLLSHPAWQE, encoded by the coding sequence ATGGATAATACAAATTCCCCTTCCCCTGATCAACTAACAGAATTACAAGAGAAACTATTTTCAGAATCTCTGAAGAAACAACTCCCGATTATTTCAGAACTGGCAAGTTTCGGCGAGGTAGGATTAGAGGTTTTAAGGCAGTTTTTAGAGCAAGAGAGCGCATCACCCACTCCCGCAGTAGGGGAAGCATATATTGAGCTTTATCAGGCAAATTCCCCAAAATTTAATCAATTTTTAGCGGATAAGTTTCCCCAAGGAGTGGTTCCCCTAAAAAGTGAGCGCAATATTGATTATTCTCCGTTACAAGAAGCCTTGGTTAAGCGGGAATTTCAAGAAGCAGATCGCCTCACCTTGCTTAAGCGTTGTGAGTTGGCTGGAGAACAAGCCATGCAACGGAAATGGATTTACTTCACTGAGGTGGAGAACTTTCCCAGTACCGACTTAAAAACTATGGATCAGTTGTGGTATGTTTACTCGCAAGGGAAGTTTGGCTTCTCTGTACAACGAAAACTATGGCTGTCTCTTGGTAAAGACTTCCCCAAACTCTGGGAAAAAATTGCTTGGAAAAAAGGAAATCTTTGGACACGCTATCCCAATGAGTTTATCTGGGATTTAAGCGCACCAGTAGGACATTTGCCTCTGTCTAACCAATTACGAGGAGTGCGTGAGTTTGCCTCTCTTCTCTCTCATCCAGCTTGGCAAGAGTAA
- the prmC gene encoding peptide chain release factor N(5)-glutamine methyltransferase — translation MVSGLELAHWRQKSREVAVAHSISPQEVDWLLQAWAGLTPLSLRLETYKKRSEIPLKGAWDELRQLWEKRLQQRIPVQYLVGETPWRDLQLKVSPAVLIPRPETEMIVEIALDRAQDSFKAGHWVDLGTGSGAIALSLAQALPEGTIHAVDQSSEALSIAQENARHLGLTNNLEFHLGSWFSPLNSVQGKITVMVSNPPYIPTATLSQLQPEVAQHEPKIALDGGNDGLDAIRHLITTAPQFLQNDGLWVIEMGADQGELVKELLTQNSNYENIEIIKDLAGLPRFAVACVRK, via the coding sequence ATGGTTTCTGGTCTAGAATTAGCTCATTGGCGACAAAAAAGTCGTGAGGTTGCCGTAGCACACTCCATTTCTCCGCAAGAAGTGGATTGGCTGTTACAGGCTTGGGCTGGATTAACGCCTTTGAGTTTACGACTGGAAACTTATAAAAAGCGTTCTGAAATCCCCCTAAAAGGGGCTTGGGATGAGTTAAGGCAACTTTGGGAAAAACGCTTACAACAGCGTATTCCTGTACAGTATTTGGTAGGAGAAACCCCTTGGCGAGATTTGCAGTTAAAAGTTTCTCCAGCGGTGCTGATTCCGCGACCAGAAACAGAAATGATTGTGGAAATTGCCCTCGATCGCGCTCAGGATTCTTTTAAAGCAGGACATTGGGTAGATTTAGGAACGGGAAGTGGCGCGATCGCGCTTTCACTTGCCCAAGCCCTTCCTGAAGGGACTATTCATGCTGTGGATCAAAGTTCTGAAGCCCTTAGTATTGCCCAAGAAAATGCCCGTCATTTAGGGCTAACGAATAACCTTGAGTTTCATTTGGGATCATGGTTTTCCCCTTTAAACTCTGTTCAGGGCAAGATCACTGTTATGGTATCCAATCCTCCCTATATTCCCACAGCAACCCTTTCCCAACTGCAACCAGAAGTGGCTCAACATGAGCCGAAAATTGCTTTAGACGGGGGAAATGATGGGTTAGATGCAATTCGTCATTTAATAACTACTGCTCCTCAATTCCTGCAAAATGACGGGTTGTGGGTAATAGAAATGGGGGCTGATCAAGGGGAACTGGTTAAGGAGTTACTAACCCAAAATAGTAATTATGAAAATATAGAGATTATTAAAGACCTAGCTGGACTCCCACGCTTTGCGGTTGCTTGTGTGAGAAAGTAG